In the genome of Aptenodytes patagonicus unplaced genomic scaffold, bAptPat1.pri.cur scaffold_638, whole genome shotgun sequence, the window AGCTGGCCCGCCTGAAGGAGGAGACCAAGGTCAGCATCATGGTGGACGGCGAGACCTCCGACATCTACGTCCTGCAGCTCTgcgtgcccccccccggcccccccgggggTCTCTGCCCAGCCCGTAAAGCCCTCAAAGCGTTGCTGAAGGAGACGGAGAAGGAGTTGAAGAAGAAAACCCAACGTCACGGCGAGTTGGTGGGCTGCGTCACCGTCCTGGAACCCGGCGGGGCCGGTTTGGGGAGCCGGGGACCGacggggggccgcggcgggggggggtcgTCATCTGCAGCCGGTTGTTCGCGAGAGGAAGAACCCGACCGGCAGTGTCCCATCTGCCTGGGGGAGATCCAGAAGATGAAAACGTTGGAGAAATGCCGGCACTCCTTCTGCGAGGACTGCATCACGCGGGCGCTGCAGGTGAAGACGGCTTGCCCCATGTGCGGGCGCTTCTACGGGCAACTGGTGGGCAACCAGCCCCCCAACGGGCGCATGCTGGTCACCAGGGACGCCGGCCTCCTCCTCCCCGGCTACGAGAAATTCGGCACCATCATCATCCAGTACGTCTTCCCGCCCGGCGTCCAAGGGGTAAGATGGCACCGGCGCTTCCCACCCAACCCACCCGCCGGAGGG includes:
- the LOC143174048 gene encoding putative E3 ubiquitin-protein ligase DTX3, which encodes ARLKEETKVSIMVDGETSDIYVLQLCVPPPGPPGGLCPARKALKALLKETEKELKKKTQRHGELVGCVTVLEPGGAGLGSRGPTGGRGGGGSSSAAGCSREEEPDRQCPICLGEIQKMKTLEKCRHSFCEDCITRALQVKTACPMCGRFYGQLVGNQPPNGRMLVTRDAGLLLPGYEKFGTIIIQYVFPPGVQGVEHPNPGVRYPGTTRVAYLPDCPEGNKVLGLFRKAFDQRLTFTVGTSMTTGRANVITWNDIHHKTNCTGGPSWGGISPGTAGGHGGGSYQGGAPSRGGGGPPDLTPHHHPPQVGYPDPTYLARVQEELRAKGITED